A single window of Liolophura sinensis isolate JHLJ2023 chromosome 6, CUHK_Ljap_v2, whole genome shotgun sequence DNA harbors:
- the LOC135467515 gene encoding melatonin receptor type 1B-A-like produces the protein MEDLISEALNNSGGNDTNFNSTGDIPPDGDSVFIFLAGLSGIIMLIGIPGNLLVIASVIINKELRSAPNFLVLSLSVCDLLFLCISVPVHTYTYFSGHPPAPKACWAIGFITNWLLGSSVMSTGAIAINRYIAIVLKSKYHYISRNGVVIITCFCDFLVPFLILLPTIFDESLGSFGFESQDKNCGWIGNGILKPIVIGITAIFPLVFMTLCYIRIFLHVLASRKRVEAIGDATALGATRRTEARLSLMLAIVYVVYFVTAIPSLLDNTLSQVGVFVAISVHMTCFTVVWMSSAANPVVYGLVNKKYRNAYKGVVTKIHSLTLRRTRTGGVDTSTH, from the coding sequence ATGGAAGACTTGATTTCTGAAGCTCTCAACAATTCTGGAGGCAACGATACTAATTTCAATTCAACAGGAGACATTCCACCGGACGGTGACTCGGTATTCATATTTTTGGCTGGGTTAAGTGGCATTATAATGCTGATCGGGATTCCAGGTAACCTTTTAGTAATTGCTTCAGTAATCATCAACAAAGAACTGAGAAGCGCCCCAAATTTCCTCGTTTTAAGTCTGAGCGTTTGCGACCTGTTGTTTCTCTGTATATCTGTTCCTGTTCACACCTATACATACTTTAGCGGACATCCGCCAGCCCCAAAGGCCTGCTGGGCCATTGGCTTCATCACGAACTGGCTTCTGGGGTCGTCGGTGATGAGTACAGGTGCTATTGCCATCAACAGGTACATAGCTATTGTTCTGAAGAGCAAATACCACTACATAAGTAGAAATGGAGTTGTGATCATAACATGTTTCTGCGATTTCCTTGTACCTTTCCTGATACTACTGCCCACAATTTTTGACGAATCCTTAGGAAGTTTCGGGTTCGAATCTCAGGATAAGAACTGCGGATGGATAGGAAACGGTATTCTAAAACCCATTGTCATAGGTATTACGGCCATATTTCCTTTAGTTTTTATGACTTTGTGTTACATCCGGATCTTCTTGCACGTTCTTGCAAGTAGGAAGAGAGTGGAGGCCATAGGGGATGCGACCGCTTTAGGCGCTACTAGGAGAACTGAGGCCAGGCTCTCTCTGATGTTGGCCATCGTCTACGTTGTGTATTTTGTCACGGCTATACCATCACTACTGGACAATACCCTTTCCCAGGTCGGTGTCTTTGTGGCAATTTCGGTTCACATGACATGCTTTACTGTCGTGTGGATGTCGTCTGCCGCTAACCCTGTCGTCTACGGTCTCGTCAACAAGAAGTACAGGAATGCCTACAAAGGCGTGGTTACTAAAATCCACAGCTTAACACTAAGGCGAACGAGGACTGGAGGTGTGGATACAAGTACACATTGA